TCCTCTCCGGCACCGGCCGTGACCTGCTGCACGACGAGTCCGTGCGCAAGGCCTACCTCGGCGAGGACTGACCTCCGCCCGACCGGCCACCGGCACGACGAGGCCCGCGCCCCCTTCTCCGGGGCGCGGGCCTCGTCGTGCCGGTGGCCGGCGGCCGGTGGCGCCGGCCGGGGGCGGTCAGCCCTTGGCGGCCTTCTTCTCCTCGCTGTCCGCGATGACCGCCTCGGCGACCTGCTGCATCGACATGCGGCGGTCCATGGAGGTCTTCTGGATCCAGCGGAAGGCGGCCGGTTCGGTCAGGCCGTACTCGGTCTGGAGCACCGACTTCGCGCGGTCGACCAGCTTGCGGGTCTCCAGCCGCTGGCTGAGGTCGGCGACCTCCTGCTCCAGCTGCTTCAGCTCGGTGAAGCGGGAGACGGCCATCTCGATGGCCGGCACGACGTCGCTCTTGCTGAACGGCTTCACCAGGTAGGCCATGGCGCCGGCGTCCCGGGCGCGCTCGACGAGGTCGCGCTGCGAGAAGGCGGTGAGCATCAGGACCGGGGCGATGGACTCCTCGGCGATCTTCTCCGCCGCGGAGATGCCGTCGAGCTTGGGCATCTTCACGTCGAGGATCACCAGGTCGGGGCGGTGCTCACGGGCCAGCTCCACGGCCTGCTCGCCGTCACCGGCCTCGCCGACGACGGTGTAGCCCTCCTCCTCGAGCATCTCTTTGAGGTCGAGCCGGATCAGGGCCTCGTCCTCGGCGATGACGACTCGGGTCGTCAGCGGAGGCACGTGCGACTTGTCGTCGTCGGGCGCGTCTACGGGCTGGGGCGACTCGGCGGTCACGGGGGCTCCTCGTTCAGGGCAGGTGCACTGCTGACAAGAGCCTACCTAGCTACGGTATGGTGGACGCGCGGAGGGTCGGGGGAAACCTTTGATTCTGCGAGCCCCGGTAGCCCAATTGGCAGCAGGCAACGGATTCAAAACCCGTACAGTGTCGGTTCGAGTCCGACCCGGGGCACTTTTCCTTCGCTTCCAAGGTCAGCATATCGGCGGGCCCCTCTCGGATGAGGGGCCCTTCGCGTGTTCACCGGGGGCTGTCGTCCTCGCCGATGTGGTGCACCCGGACCATGTTGGTCGCGCCGGAGACACCGGGCGGGGAGCCCGCCGTGATGACCACGACGTCACCCTTCCGGCAGCGGCCGTACTTCAGCAGCAGTTCGTCCACCTGGTCGACCATGGCGTCCGTGGAGCCGACCGGCGGACCGAGGAAGGTCTCGGCGCCCCAGGTCAGGCTGAGCTGGGAGCGGGTGGCCTGCTCGGGGGTGAAGGCCAGCAGCGGGATCGGCGAGCGGTAGCGGGACAGCCGGCGGGCGGTGTCTCCCGACTGGGTGAAGGCGACCAGGAACCGGGCGCCGAGGAAGTCGCCCATCTCGGCGGCGGCCCGGGCGACCGCGCCGCCCTGGGTGCGCGGCTTGTTCCGCTCGGTCAGCGGCGCCAGGCCCTTGGCGAGGATGTCCTCCTCGGCGGCCTCGATGATCTTCGCCATGGTCCGCACGGTCTCGATCGGGTGCTTGCCGACGCTGGTCTCGCCGGAGAGCATCACCGCGTCCGTGCCGTCGATGACCGCGTTGGCGACGTCCGAGGCCTCGGCGCGGGTCGGGCGGGCGTTGTCGATCATCGAGTCGAGCATCTGGGTGGCCACGATGACCGGCTTGGCGTTGCGCCGGGCCAGCTTGACGGCGCGTTTCTGCACGATCGGGACCTGCTCCAGCGGCATCTCCACGCCGAGGTCGCCGCGGGCGACCATGATCCCGTCGAAGGCGGCCACGATGTCGTCGATGTTCTCGACGGCCTGCGGCTTCTCCACCTTGGCGATGACCGGGAGGCGGCGGCCCTCCTCCGCCATGATGCGGTGCACGTCGTCGGCGTCCCTGCCGCTGCGCACGAAGGAGAGGGCGACGACGTCGAAGCCGGTGCGCAGCGCCCAGCGCAGGTCGTCCTCGTCCTTCTTGGAGAGGGCGGGGACGGAGACGGCCACGCCGGGGAGGTTGAGGCCCTTGTGATCGGAGATCACCCCGCCCTCGACCACCCGGGTGCGGACGCGCGGCCCGTCGACCGCGGTGACCTCCAGGCAGACCTTGCCGTCGTCCACGAGGACCCGCTCACCGGGGGTGACGTCACCGGCGAGGCCCGCGTAGGTGGTGCCGCAGCGGTGACGGTCGCCCTCGACGCCCTCCTCCACGGTGATGGTGAAGGGGTCGCCGCGTTCAAGGAATACGGGGCCCTCGGCGAAGCGGCCCAGCCGGATCTTCGGACCTTGAAGGTCGGCGAGGATTCCGACGCTGCGGCCGGTTTCGTCGGCCGCCTTCCGCACCCGCCGGTAACGCTCCTCGTGCTCGGCGTGCGTGCCGTGGCTGAGGTTGAACCGGGCGACGTCCATTCCGGCCTCGACCAGTGCCTTGATCTGGTCGTACGTGTCGGTGGCGGGGCCCAGAGTACAAACGATCTTTGCTCGGCGCATGCTTCGAGCCTAGGGCTTACCGGCCGGTAGAGAATCCGGGCTACATGGCCACTCAACAACCGTTGGGTAAAGGGTTATTGACAAGTGTTGAATTGTGCGATGGCCCGCTCCTATGAGCGAATTCGCCGGGCGCATTCGGCGTGCCACATGCGGTGGTCACCTGCGGTGGACCCATTTCCGGTGACACATTCGGCGCATGACGGTTTCCGGCCGGATCAGAGCCGCGGGGGCCGCATCGTGAAGCGTGCGGTGATCCGGGCGGCGACGCGCAGCCGCTGCGGTTCGAGGTCCAGCGGTCCGGCGGGCTCGTCCGCGGCCGCCCGGGAGAACCGGCGGGTCCCGCGTTCGAAGGTGGCGCGGGCCGGGTGGCCGCCCTCGGCGCCGCCGTCGTCCAGCTCGATCAGCGCGTCGACGGAGGTGTCCAGGGCCTCGGCGTACTCGCGGGCCCGCCGCAGCGCCTCGGCGACCGCCCGCCGCCGGGCCTCGGCGTGCACCGGCGAGCCGGCGCGCAGGGACCACCAGGGGCCGTCCACCCGGGTCAGCTCCAAGTCGGCCAGCCGGGTGGTGAGTTCCGCCAGCGCGGTGAAGTCGGTCAGCTCGGCGCCCAGGTGCACCTGGCCGTGGTAGCCGCGCACCCGCTCGCCCCGGCCGTGCTCGGAGAGTTCGGGGGCGAGGGTGAAGGCGCCGGTGGACACGTGCTCCACCGCCTGCCCGTAGGACTTGACCAGGTCGAGGGCGGCGGCGTTGCGGCGGGTGAGGTCGTCGAGGGTGGCGCGGCGGTCGCGGCCCCGCGCGCCGACGGTGACGCCGATCCGGGCGACCTCGGGCTCGACCTCGAACTCCGCCTCGCCGCGGACCACGAGCAGCGGGGCGTCGGGGGTGCCGTACGGGCCGGCCGTCGCTGAGGTCATACGTCCCACTCTGTCACGCGCTTGCCGTTCGGCAGACCTGAGTTCAGGCAATCGGTCACCAGATCGAAACCTTCCGGACCTGTTGCGGTCCGTCATGACCGGGTCAGAATCTACGCGCGTCATTGACCATTCCCGGAGGAGACCGAAAGATGCCGTTGAACCGCCGGAAGTTCCTGAAGAAGTCCGCCGCCACCGGGGCGGGAGTGGCGATCGCCGGTGCGGCGGCGGCCCCGGCGGCCGAGGCGGCGGAGGCGAAGGGTGCCGCCCGGCACGTGAAGCGTCACTCGCTCACCGTCATGGGCACCACCGACCTGCACGGCCACGTCTTCAACTGGGACTACTTCAAGGACGCGGAGTACTCCGACAAGGCCGGCAACGCCATGGGCCTGGCCCGGATCTCGACCCTGGTCGAGCAGGTCCGCGAGGAGAAGGGCCGCTGCAACACCCTGCTGCTGGACGCCGGCGACACCATCCAGGGCACCCCGCTGACGTACTACTACGCCAAGGTCGACCCGATCACCGCCAAGGGCGGCCCGGTGCACCCGATGGCGCAGGCGATGAACGCCATCGGGTACGACGCCGCGGCGCTCGGCAACCACGAGTTCAACTACGGCATCGAGACCCTGCGCAAGTTCGAGGACCAGCTCGACTTCCCGCTGCTCGGCGCCAACGCGGTGGACGCCAAGACGCTGAGGCCGGCCTTCCCGCCCTACTACGTCAAGAAGGTCCACGTGCCCGGCGCCCCGCCGGTCAAGGTCGCCGTCCTCGGGCTGACCAACCCCGGCATCGCGATCTGGGACAAGGCCTACGTCCAGGGCAAGCTGAAGTTCGAGGGGCTGGAGGAGCAGGCCGCGAAGTGGGTGCCGAGGCTGAAGGCCCTCGGCGCGGACGTGGTCGTGGTCTCCGCCCACTCGGGCACCTCGGGCACCTCGTCGTACGGCGACCAGGTGCCGTACGTGGAGAACGCGGCCGTCAACGTGGCCAGGCAGGTGCCCGGCATCGACGCGATCCTGGTCGGCCACGCCCACCTGGAGATCCCGGAGCTGAAGGTCACCAACGACCGCACCGGGAAGACGGTCGTGCTGTCGGAGCCGCTGTGCTACGCCGAACGGCTGACGCTCTTCGACATCGAGCTGGTGTTCAGCAAGGGCCGCTGGACGGTGGAGTCGGTCTCCGCCTCGCTGCGCGACTCGAAGACCGTCGCCGACGACCCGAAGATCACCAAGTTGCTCGAGGACGAGCACGCGAAGGTCGTCGCGTACGTCAACCAGGTGGTGGGCCGGGCCACCGACACCCTGACCACGGTCGACGCCCGCTACAAGGACGCCCCGATCATCGACCTGATCACCAAGGTCCAGGAGGACGTGGTGAAGGCGGCCCTGGCGGGCACCGAGTACGCCGCGCTGCCGGTGGTCGCGCAGGCCTCGCCGTTCTCCCGCACCTCTCAGATCCCGGCCGGCGACGTGACCATCCGCGACCTGTCCAGCCTGTACGTGTACGACAACACGCTGGTCGCCAAGCTGATGACGGGCGCCCAGCTGCGGGCGTACCTGGAGTACTCGGCGGAGTACTACGTCCAGACGGCCGCCGGCACCGCCGTCGACGTCGAGAAGCTGACGAACGCCGGCGGCCGCCCGGACTACAACTACGACTACGTCTCGGGCTTCGCGTACGACATCGACGTCGCCCAGGCGGCCGGTTCGCGGATCAAGAACCTCACCTACAACGGGGCCGCCCTCGACGACACCCAGCAGTTCGTCCTCGCGGTGAACAACTACCGCGCGAACGGCGGCGGCGCGTTCCCGTACGTCGCCACGGCCAAGGAGCTGTGGTCGGAGTCGACGGAGATCCGCACCCGGATCGCGGAATGGGTCACCGCCAAGGGCGTCCTGAACCCGAAGGACTTCGCCTCCGTGGACTGGAAGCTGACGCGCGAGGGCACGCCGGTGTTCTAGGAGTACGCGCACGACTGACCGACGGCACCGGTGGGGTCTTCCCGCCGGCGC
Above is a genomic segment from Streptomyces collinus Tu 365 containing:
- a CDS encoding SIMPL domain-containing protein encodes the protein MTSATAGPYGTPDAPLLVVRGEAEFEVEPEVARIGVTVGARGRDRRATLDDLTRRNAAALDLVKSYGQAVEHVSTGAFTLAPELSEHGRGERVRGYHGQVHLGAELTDFTALAELTTRLADLELTRVDGPWWSLRAGSPVHAEARRRAVAEALRRAREYAEALDTSVDALIELDDGGAEGGHPARATFERGTRRFSRAAADEPAGPLDLEPQRLRVAARITARFTMRPPRL
- a CDS encoding ANTAR domain-containing response regulator — encoded protein: MTAESPQPVDAPDDDKSHVPPLTTRVVIAEDEALIRLDLKEMLEEEGYTVVGEAGDGEQAVELAREHRPDLVILDVKMPKLDGISAAEKIAEESIAPVLMLTAFSQRDLVERARDAGAMAYLVKPFSKSDVVPAIEMAVSRFTELKQLEQEVADLSQRLETRKLVDRAKSVLQTEYGLTEPAAFRWIQKTSMDRRMSMQQVAEAVIADSEEKKAAKG
- the pyk gene encoding pyruvate kinase, whose translation is MRRAKIVCTLGPATDTYDQIKALVEAGMDVARFNLSHGTHAEHEERYRRVRKAADETGRSVGILADLQGPKIRLGRFAEGPVFLERGDPFTITVEEGVEGDRHRCGTTYAGLAGDVTPGERVLVDDGKVCLEVTAVDGPRVRTRVVEGGVISDHKGLNLPGVAVSVPALSKKDEDDLRWALRTGFDVVALSFVRSGRDADDVHRIMAEEGRRLPVIAKVEKPQAVENIDDIVAAFDGIMVARGDLGVEMPLEQVPIVQKRAVKLARRNAKPVIVATQMLDSMIDNARPTRAEASDVANAVIDGTDAVMLSGETSVGKHPIETVRTMAKIIEAAEEDILAKGLAPLTERNKPRTQGGAVARAAAEMGDFLGARFLVAFTQSGDTARRLSRYRSPIPLLAFTPEQATRSQLSLTWGAETFLGPPVGSTDAMVDQVDELLLKYGRCRKGDVVVITAGSPPGVSGATNMVRVHHIGEDDSPR
- a CDS encoding bifunctional metallophosphatase/5'-nucleotidase translates to MPLNRRKFLKKSAATGAGVAIAGAAAAPAAEAAEAKGAARHVKRHSLTVMGTTDLHGHVFNWDYFKDAEYSDKAGNAMGLARISTLVEQVREEKGRCNTLLLDAGDTIQGTPLTYYYAKVDPITAKGGPVHPMAQAMNAIGYDAAALGNHEFNYGIETLRKFEDQLDFPLLGANAVDAKTLRPAFPPYYVKKVHVPGAPPVKVAVLGLTNPGIAIWDKAYVQGKLKFEGLEEQAAKWVPRLKALGADVVVVSAHSGTSGTSSYGDQVPYVENAAVNVARQVPGIDAILVGHAHLEIPELKVTNDRTGKTVVLSEPLCYAERLTLFDIELVFSKGRWTVESVSASLRDSKTVADDPKITKLLEDEHAKVVAYVNQVVGRATDTLTTVDARYKDAPIIDLITKVQEDVVKAALAGTEYAALPVVAQASPFSRTSQIPAGDVTIRDLSSLYVYDNTLVAKLMTGAQLRAYLEYSAEYYVQTAAGTAVDVEKLTNAGGRPDYNYDYVSGFAYDIDVAQAAGSRIKNLTYNGAALDDTQQFVLAVNNYRANGGGAFPYVATAKELWSESTEIRTRIAEWVTAKGVLNPKDFASVDWKLTREGTPVF